A region from the Bactrocera tryoni isolate S06 unplaced genomic scaffold, CSIRO_BtryS06_freeze2 scaffold_120, whole genome shotgun sequence genome encodes:
- the LOC120779975 gene encoding uncharacterized protein LOC120779975, translated as MDSLPKLVCRQLLKWSMLPLRMRVMLLPTLGWTQTRTVWTSSKWRHLKRLQWVRSGEVVPNKQQPKQRTNQSCVEEASSLIENHHAQLKEILERQHKEHMGVLNGIHDTLRALLETMTGATVA; from the exons ATGGACTCACTCCCGAAATTGGTTTGTCG ACAACTGCTGAAATGGTCGATGTTACCATTGAGAATGAGGGTGATGCTACTGCCAACATTGGGTTGGAC GCAAACGCGGACAGTTTGGACATCTTCGAAGTGGAGGCACTTGAAGAGGTTGCAATGGGTCAGGTCAGGTGAGGTTGTGCCAAACAAACAGCAACCCAAACAGCGCACAAACCAAAGCTGTGTGGAAGAGGCGAGCAGTCTCATTGAAAATCACCATGCGCAGCTGAAAGAGATTTTGGAGAGACAACACAAGGAGCACATGGGTGTTTTAAATGGAATTCACGATACACTGAGAGCTCTGCTGGAAACCATGACGGGAG CGACTGTTGCATAA